The Bacillota bacterium genome has a segment encoding these proteins:
- a CDS encoding DUF3048 domain-containing protein, with translation MKRERLMTCLLFGILLVFALFWAAGCRKPEPGQAPPPAREEPRILDPLTGRQVKRVVPLLAVMVDNLAASRPQTGLGEAGVVYEIEAEGGITRFLALYAGDPPENVGPVRSARTYFLHLVQEWDAYFAHIGGSADALANIRSWGIEDLDDFKNSPGFWRDRTRRAPHNAYLNVARALAGKAPKGLYRDWVFQEAPAGPPDYREVSFCYGRGYRVTYRFSPERKEYLRFINGVPHTDRITGRQLAAANVVLQYAPHTYLGDALGHIEVGLIGRGEAEFFLAGKHLEGTWEKPGALAPTKFYDREGREIRFVRGSTWIHVLRPGAPVTRNRPEGD, from the coding sequence GTGAAAAGAGAGCGTCTGATGACCTGCCTTCTTTTTGGGATTCTCCTTGTTTTCGCCCTCTTTTGGGCTGCAGGATGCAGAAAACCTGAGCCAGGGCAGGCTCCTCCTCCTGCCCGCGAGGAGCCCCGAATCCTCGATCCCCTCACGGGGCGGCAGGTGAAGCGGGTCGTGCCGCTGCTGGCAGTAATGGTGGACAACCTCGCTGCGAGCAGGCCCCAGACCGGGCTGGGGGAGGCGGGGGTCGTTTACGAGATCGAAGCCGAGGGGGGAATTACCCGGTTTCTCGCCCTCTACGCCGGGGACCCGCCGGAGAACGTCGGCCCTGTCCGGAGCGCCCGGACCTATTTCCTGCACCTCGTCCAGGAGTGGGACGCGTACTTTGCTCACATCGGGGGCTCTGCCGATGCCCTGGCAAACATCAGAAGCTGGGGGATCGAGGACCTCGATGACTTTAAAAACAGCCCCGGCTTCTGGAGGGACAGAACGCGGCGGGCGCCGCACAACGCTTATTTGAATGTGGCCAGGGCGCTTGCAGGGAAGGCGCCCAAAGGCCTTTACAGGGATTGGGTTTTTCAGGAGGCACCGGCCGGCCCTCCCGATTACCGTGAAGTTTCTTTTTGCTACGGCCGGGGCTACCGGGTAACCTACCGGTTTTCTCCGGAGCGGAAGGAGTACCTGCGCTTCATCAACGGCGTTCCCCACACCGACCGGATTACGGGGCGCCAGCTTGCCGCGGCCAACGTGGTGCTCCAGTACGCCCCGCATACTTACCTGGGAGACGCCCTGGGCCACATTGAGGTTGGCCTCATCGGCCGGGGGGAGGCGGAGTTCTTCCTGGCCGGAAAGCACCTCGAAGGAACCTGGGAAAAGCCGGGGGCTTTGGCCCCGACGAAGTTTTACGACAGGGAGGGGCGGGAGATCCGCTTCGTGCGGGGAAGCACCTGGATTCACGTGCTCCGCCCCGGGGCGCCGGTAACGCGGAACCGGCCGGAGGGGGATTAG
- a CDS encoding alpha/beta-type small acid-soluble spore protein yields MPKDRERGKEMDAHERLKWQTARELGLDDDLANAGDELTVREAGKIGGNMVRKLIKAGEKALAEENSKERQ; encoded by the coding sequence ATGCCGAAAGACAGGGAACGAGGGAAGGAAATGGATGCCCACGAGCGCCTGAAGTGGCAAACCGCCCGCGAGCTCGGCCTCGACGACGACCTCGCCAACGCCGGGGATGAGCTCACGGTGAGGGAGGCGGGGAAAATCGGAGGCAACATGGTAAGAAAGCTGATCAAAGCAGGAGAGAAGGCCCTCGCCGAAGAAAACAGCAAAGAACGGCAGTAA
- a CDS encoding type II toxin-antitoxin system HicB family antitoxin: MKDLNYYLNLDYEIRLRRLSEAEGGGWVAEIPILPGCMSDGETVEEAVKNLGDAKKVWIETCLDLGREVPEPAAENYSGQLRIRMPKSLHRALSEKAKEENVSLNQYIVYQLARATGLNF, translated from the coding sequence ATGAAGGATTTGAATTATTACCTCAACCTGGACTACGAGATCAGGCTCAGGCGGCTTTCCGAAGCAGAAGGCGGCGGCTGGGTTGCAGAGATTCCTATCCTCCCCGGATGTATGTCCGACGGCGAGACTGTCGAAGAAGCCGTCAAAAATCTCGGAGATGCCAAGAAGGTCTGGATTGAAACCTGCCTCGACCTGGGCCGGGAGGTGCCGGAGCCTGCAGCGGAAAACTACTCCGGCCAGTTGAGAATCCGGATGCCCAAATCTCTCCACAGGGCATTATCGGAAAAAGCGAAAGAGGAAAACGTCAGTCTGAACCAGTACATCGTCTACCAGCTGGCGCGGGCAACAGGCTTGAATTTCTGA
- a CDS encoding type II toxin-antitoxin system HicA family toxin yields MTRFEKLYAKIANNPEDVKFEELDRLLRRYGFERRQPRKGSSHYSYHHPKLPDILTIPYARPIKAVYIKQALAAIEKLKEGSE; encoded by the coding sequence ATAACCAGGTTCGAAAAACTTTACGCTAAAATCGCGAACAATCCAGAAGATGTTAAGTTTGAAGAACTGGACAGACTGCTCAGGCGCTATGGTTTTGAACGCAGGCAGCCCCGCAAAGGCTCCAGCCACTACAGTTATCATCACCCGAAGCTGCCGGACATCTTGACCATTCCGTACGCCAGGCCGATCAAGGCCGTATACATTAAGCAGGCTCTTGCGGCTATCGAAAAATTGAAAGAGGGGAGCGAATAG
- a CDS encoding nucleotidyltransferase family protein: protein MCYDKQQRQVNTLLGKTIKQKVKIPGQLSKEFILKTLEKHASILKQYGVRRIGVFGSVVRGTANKESDIDFLVELSEKSFDNYFGLKFFLEDLFGRKVDLVLAEDIKPRLKSRILSGVEYVQGL, encoded by the coding sequence ATGTGCTACGATAAACAACAAAGGCAGGTGAATACGTTGTTAGGAAAAACAATCAAACAAAAAGTCAAAATACCGGGGCAGTTAAGTAAAGAATTCATTCTTAAAACTTTAGAAAAACACGCCAGCATTCTCAAGCAGTACGGCGTCCGTCGGATAGGGGTTTTTGGTTCAGTTGTTAGGGGCACTGCCAACAAAGAAAGCGACATTGATTTCCTGGTGGAGCTCTCAGAAAAAAGCTTCGATAACTACTTTGGTTTGAAGTTTTTTCTCGAAGACCTGTTCGGAAGAAAAGTGGACCTTGTTCTTGCAGAGGACATAAAACCTCGCCTTAAGTCACGGATTCTTTCAGGGGTGGAATATGTCCAGGGACTTTAA
- a CDS encoding extracellular solute-binding protein encodes MRLKRQWIMGIVFLFLLGLAAGCAGRQAAAPEVKDVILATTTSTVDTGLLDVLIPKFEEKTGYKVKPIGVGSGQAMEMGKKGEADVLLTHAPKSEKELVDAGVVTNYRLVMHNDFVIVGPAEDPAGIKGEKSAAEAFKKIARKGATFISRGDESGTHKKELDIWKSAGIKPGGSWYQESGAGMGQTLLVASEKKGYTLADRGTYLAQQKNIKLDILVEGDKILLNIYHVMQVNPEKFPKVNAAGAQAFVEFMVSPEAQAIIGDFGKDKYGQPLFVPDAGKSEAETGR; translated from the coding sequence ATGAGGTTGAAGAGACAATGGATAATGGGAATTGTTTTCCTGTTCCTGCTCGGCCTGGCGGCAGGCTGCGCCGGGCGGCAGGCCGCCGCGCCGGAGGTTAAAGACGTGATTCTCGCCACAACCACCAGCACCGTGGACACCGGGCTGCTGGACGTCCTGATCCCAAAGTTTGAAGAAAAAACCGGCTACAAGGTGAAGCCTATAGGCGTGGGCTCGGGGCAGGCGATGGAAATGGGGAAAAAAGGAGAGGCAGACGTGCTCCTCACCCATGCCCCGAAATCGGAAAAGGAACTGGTAGATGCCGGAGTGGTGACCAACTACAGGCTGGTGATGCACAACGACTTCGTGATCGTGGGGCCGGCGGAGGATCCCGCAGGGATCAAGGGTGAGAAGTCCGCCGCCGAAGCCTTCAAGAAGATCGCCCGGAAAGGCGCCACCTTCATCTCGCGGGGGGACGAGTCCGGCACCCACAAGAAAGAGCTCGACATCTGGAAAAGTGCCGGAATCAAGCCGGGCGGGAGCTGGTACCAGGAGTCGGGGGCCGGGATGGGACAGACCCTGCTCGTCGCCTCGGAGAAAAAAGGGTACACCCTGGCCGACCGGGGAACCTACCTCGCCCAGCAGAAAAACATCAAGCTCGACATCCTGGTGGAGGGGGACAAGATCCTGCTCAACATCTACCATGTGATGCAGGTGAACCCCGAAAAATTCCCAAAGGTGAACGCCGCAGGAGCGCAAGCCTTCGTGGAATTCATGGTCTCTCCGGAAGCCCAGGCAATCATCGGGGATTTCGGCAAGGATAAATACGGCCAGCCCCTCTTCGTCCCTGACGCCGGAAAAAGCGAAGCCGAAACCGGCAGGTAA
- a CDS encoding ABC transporter permease → MSVIGEGIITALKMLITGDPEVLEITLRTFQVSGTATLISVLIGVPAGALLALNRFLGRGLVVSLVNFGMGLPPVVVGLITWLCLTRHGPLGFLGLLYTPAAMIIAQAIIASPIVAGFTVAALQSVNPKMHLQILALGANRLQFLWLLLREARLGLLAAVIAGFGGVISEVGASIMVGGNVKGLTRVLTTAIALEVSKGRFELAAALSVILLLLSFTITAVLTGIQQHRR, encoded by the coding sequence ATGAGTGTCATTGGAGAGGGAATCATCACCGCACTGAAAATGCTGATTACCGGAGACCCGGAGGTGCTGGAGATCACCCTGCGCACCTTCCAGGTTTCCGGAACCGCAACCCTGATCAGCGTTCTCATTGGGGTTCCTGCCGGGGCCCTGCTGGCTCTGAACAGGTTCTTAGGGCGGGGCCTCGTGGTCAGCCTGGTGAACTTCGGGATGGGGCTCCCCCCGGTGGTTGTGGGCCTGATCACATGGCTCTGCCTCACCCGCCACGGGCCGCTGGGCTTCCTCGGCCTCCTCTACACCCCCGCCGCGATGATCATCGCCCAGGCGATCATTGCTTCTCCCATCGTGGCCGGGTTTACGGTGGCCGCGCTCCAGTCCGTCAATCCCAAAATGCACCTGCAGATCCTGGCGCTGGGTGCAAACCGGCTGCAGTTTCTCTGGCTGCTGCTGCGGGAGGCCAGGCTCGGCCTCCTGGCAGCAGTAATCGCCGGCTTCGGTGGGGTGATCTCGGAGGTAGGTGCCTCGATCATGGTGGGGGGCAACGTCAAGGGGCTGACGCGGGTGCTCACCACCGCCATTGCCCTCGAGGTCTCCAAGGGCCGCTTTGAACTCGCAGCCGCCCTGAGCGTGATCCTCCTTCTGCTTTCTTTTACGATTACCGCAGTCCTGACAGGAATTCAGCAGCACAGGAGGTGA
- a CDS encoding ATP-binding cassette domain-containing protein, producing MERKIALKAEQLKLVKEGREIFFIEDLTLFEGEVVALVGPNGAGKTCLLLTLALLERPAQGRLHFNGTAATRENTLLLRRQMAVVFQEPLLMDTTVLGNVMTGLRIRGIPARPARARAEEWLARLGIAHLKKRPALRLSGGEAQRVNLARAFALEPRLLFLDEPFAALDYPTRKSLLEDISCILRETRVTTLFVTHDYTEIPALAQRVVVMCNGRLIKSGSVEEVFGPAALSRISAPWEMPLVPGNSP from the coding sequence GTGGAAAGAAAAATTGCCCTGAAAGCAGAACAGCTTAAACTGGTCAAAGAGGGGCGGGAGATCTTTTTCATCGAGGATCTTACCCTCTTCGAAGGGGAAGTTGTCGCACTCGTGGGGCCCAACGGGGCAGGAAAAACCTGCCTCCTCCTCACCCTTGCCCTCCTTGAACGCCCCGCACAGGGAAGGCTCCACTTCAACGGGACGGCCGCCACCCGTGAGAACACCCTTCTCCTGCGCCGCCAGATGGCGGTTGTCTTCCAGGAACCTCTGCTCATGGACACAACAGTGCTGGGAAATGTGATGACGGGCTTGAGGATCCGGGGTATTCCGGCCCGGCCGGCACGGGCGCGGGCCGAGGAGTGGCTCGCCCGCTTAGGGATCGCCCACCTGAAGAAGCGCCCGGCCCTCCGGCTCTCCGGAGGCGAGGCCCAGCGGGTGAACCTGGCGCGCGCCTTTGCCCTCGAGCCGCGCCTCCTCTTTCTCGATGAGCCCTTCGCAGCCCTCGATTACCCAACCCGGAAGTCTCTTTTAGAAGACATCAGCTGCATCCTCAGGGAAACCAGGGTTACAACCCTCTTCGTCACCCACGACTACACCGAGATCCCCGCCCTCGCCCAGCGGGTGGTCGTGATGTGCAACGGGCGCCTGATCAAAAGCGGAAGTGTTGAGGAGGTCTTCGGCCCAGCCGCCCTCTCCCGGATCTCCGCCCCCTGGGAAATGCCCCTCGTTCCAGGTAATTCCCCCTAA
- a CDS encoding nodulation protein NfeD: protein MPFLLLLLLLSGESRPGARPAPPPGIQAPVLVATVTGPIVPVTARYCERALRAAETKGAAACVIQLNTPGGLYSATQELVTAILNARVPVVVFVSPAGGWAGSAGTFITIAAHVAAMAPGSRIGAAHPVAVGPPDAPSVPGEKITEDAAAWARSIAQLRGRNARAAELAVRESRSFSDAEALRENLIDLRARNLEDLLRQLEGKSVTLGSGLRVELKTRSAPVEQLPMNFAERFLLAISNPDLAYLLLTIGMAGLMVEIYHPGLIFPGVAGGISLLLGLYSLGTLDAYWGGLLLIVLAFGLFVAEAFIVSHGVLGAGGVVSFVIGSLILFSNGPPGVGVSIWLIAATALVFAGLMALLVTAVVRGQRRQVATGEEGLLGQTAIARTDLNPTGTVFVAGELWNARAEDQVIRSGEEVVITGVEGLRLRVRRKG from the coding sequence ATACCCTTCCTGCTTCTCCTTTTGCTGCTCTCGGGAGAAAGCCGTCCCGGGGCGCGGCCCGCTCCCCCTCCGGGAATCCAGGCGCCTGTTCTGGTGGCAACCGTGACGGGCCCCATTGTCCCGGTTACGGCAAGATACTGCGAGCGCGCGCTCAGGGCCGCGGAGACGAAAGGAGCAGCCGCCTGCGTCATCCAGCTCAACACCCCGGGTGGGCTGTACAGCGCCACCCAGGAGCTGGTAACCGCGATCCTCAACGCCCGCGTTCCGGTGGTGGTTTTTGTTTCCCCGGCAGGGGGCTGGGCAGGTTCGGCAGGCACCTTTATCACCATCGCCGCCCATGTTGCTGCAATGGCACCAGGGAGCAGAATCGGAGCCGCCCACCCGGTTGCGGTGGGGCCGCCCGATGCCCCGAGCGTCCCCGGTGAAAAAATCACCGAGGATGCCGCGGCCTGGGCGCGCTCTATCGCCCAGCTGCGGGGGAGAAACGCCCGGGCCGCGGAACTGGCGGTCCGGGAGAGCAGGTCCTTTTCCGATGCCGAGGCCCTCAGGGAAAACCTCATCGACCTCAGAGCCAGGAACCTCGAAGACCTCCTGCGGCAGCTGGAGGGCAAAAGCGTCACCCTGGGGAGCGGGCTCCGGGTGGAGCTGAAAACCAGATCGGCACCGGTCGAGCAGCTCCCCATGAACTTCGCCGAAAGGTTTTTGCTCGCCATCAGCAATCCCGATCTGGCCTACCTCCTTCTGACAATCGGCATGGCCGGCCTGATGGTGGAAATCTACCACCCCGGACTGATCTTCCCCGGTGTTGCCGGCGGAATCTCCCTCCTGCTGGGGCTTTATTCACTTGGAACACTTGACGCTTACTGGGGAGGGCTGCTTCTGATCGTTCTCGCTTTCGGCCTCTTCGTTGCCGAGGCCTTCATCGTCAGCCACGGGGTTCTGGGGGCAGGGGGGGTGGTTTCCTTCGTAATCGGCTCCCTGATCCTCTTCAGCAACGGGCCGCCGGGGGTCGGTGTGAGCATCTGGCTGATTGCGGCCACAGCCCTGGTTTTCGCCGGGTTAATGGCGCTTCTCGTGACGGCCGTCGTCCGGGGCCAGAGGCGCCAGGTCGCTACAGGAGAAGAAGGGCTGCTCGGACAGACGGCAATCGCCAGGACAGACCTGAACCCAACAGGCACCGTCTTTGTGGCCGGGGAGCTCTGGAACGCCAGGGCCGAAGACCAGGTGATCCGGTCGGGCGAAGAGGTGGTGATTACCGGGGTCGAAGGCTTGCGCCTGAGGGTGCGCCGGAAGGGTTAG
- a CDS encoding slipin family protein — protein sequence MWSFAATLIVLIFMLLAASLRIVQEYERGVIFRLGRCVGARGPGLIILIPVIERMQKVDLRVITMDVPTQEVITKDNVTVKVNAVVYFRVVNPVDAVIKVLDHIRATSQLSQTTLRSVLGQSELDELLANRDEINQRLQRIIDEGTEPWGIKVSLVEVKDVELPPTMQRAMAAQAEAERERRAKLIHADGEYQAAERLAEAARIISQHPATIQLRYLQTLREIAVDQSSTVVFPLPLDLITPFLEMMKARAGAGGKTDE from the coding sequence ATGTGGAGTTTTGCGGCAACTCTAATCGTACTGATTTTCATGCTGCTGGCGGCTTCCCTGCGGATCGTGCAGGAGTACGAGCGCGGGGTCATCTTCCGCCTCGGGCGCTGCGTGGGCGCCAGGGGGCCGGGCCTGATCATCTTGATTCCCGTCATTGAACGGATGCAGAAGGTTGACCTGCGGGTGATTACGATGGATGTTCCCACCCAGGAGGTCATCACAAAAGACAACGTTACCGTAAAGGTGAACGCAGTGGTCTACTTCCGCGTTGTCAACCCTGTTGACGCGGTGATCAAGGTGCTCGACCACATCAGGGCCACCTCCCAGCTTTCCCAAACCACATTGAGAAGCGTCCTGGGCCAGTCGGAGCTGGACGAACTGCTGGCCAACCGGGATGAAATCAACCAGCGGCTCCAGCGCATCATCGACGAGGGGACCGAGCCCTGGGGGATCAAGGTGAGCCTTGTGGAAGTGAAGGATGTGGAGCTGCCGCCCACCATGCAGCGGGCGATGGCGGCCCAGGCGGAGGCCGAGCGGGAGCGGCGGGCGAAGCTCATCCACGCCGACGGCGAGTACCAGGCCGCAGAGAGGCTGGCCGAGGCCGCCCGGATTATTTCCCAGCACCCGGCCACCATCCAGCTCCGCTACCTCCAGACCTTGAGGGAGATCGCCGTGGACCAGTCGAGCACGGTGGTTTTCCCGCTGCCGCTTGACCTCATCACACCGTTCCTGGAAATGATGAAAGCGCGGGCAGGAGCTGGAGGGAAGACTGACGAATAA
- the sppA gene encoding signal peptide peptidase SppA translates to MNYKRTGLILVALSTAITLAAVIISLLRQPGRAVPLAFPGSSRNVAVVYLTGPIAFGQQSSLFGTGSTAEQALRDLERIEKDRSIRAVVIRINSPGGSAAASQELHAQVQRVKRAGKKVVASFGDIAASGGYYAGVAADKIVADPATVTGSIGVIATVPNLQELYRKIGYRERTFKSGPHKDMLSPSRPLTPEEEKIIQGLVDDTYEQFVRAVARGRKLPLDRVRSLADGRIYTGAQARELGLVDELGGLRDAVKLAAKLAGIKGEPQVVEYRTSGLFDFLKPFGAWRILVRWPAGETDGLLPGPLPSAFTTLKY, encoded by the coding sequence TTGAACTATAAGAGAACGGGTCTTATTCTGGTTGCCTTGAGCACCGCCATCACCCTGGCAGCGGTGATCATCTCCCTGCTCCGGCAGCCGGGCAGGGCGGTGCCCCTTGCCTTCCCGGGTTCGAGCCGGAATGTGGCGGTGGTTTACCTGACGGGGCCGATCGCCTTCGGCCAGCAGTCTTCCCTTTTCGGAACAGGCTCAACCGCAGAGCAGGCCCTGCGGGACCTGGAAAGGATTGAAAAGGACCGCTCGATCCGGGCCGTGGTAATCCGGATCAACAGCCCGGGCGGGAGCGCCGCCGCCTCCCAGGAGCTGCACGCCCAGGTGCAGCGGGTGAAAAGAGCCGGAAAAAAGGTGGTGGCCTCCTTCGGGGACATCGCCGCTTCAGGCGGGTACTACGCGGGTGTCGCTGCAGATAAAATCGTGGCGGACCCCGCGACGGTGACCGGGAGCATCGGAGTGATCGCAACGGTCCCGAACCTCCAGGAACTCTACAGGAAAATCGGCTACCGGGAGCGAACCTTCAAAAGCGGCCCCCACAAAGACATGCTTTCCCCCTCCCGGCCGCTCACGCCCGAAGAAGAAAAGATCATCCAGGGCCTGGTTGACGACACCTACGAGCAGTTCGTGCGCGCCGTGGCGCGGGGCCGGAAGCTTCCCCTTGACCGGGTGCGGAGCCTGGCAGACGGCCGGATCTACACCGGCGCCCAGGCACGCGAACTGGGTCTTGTGGACGAACTGGGAGGCCTCCGGGACGCCGTGAAACTTGCCGCAAAGCTGGCGGGGATTAAAGGGGAGCCGCAGGTGGTGGAGTACCGCACTTCCGGACTCTTCGACTTTCTGAAACCCTTTGGCGCCTGGCGCATTCTCGTCAGGTGGCCCGCAGGAGAGACGGACGGGCTCCTGCCCGGGCCGCTCCCGTCCGCCTTTACCACATTAAAGTATTAA
- a CDS encoding YIP1 family protein yields MWEYITGALAAPVQTFRETSQKQWWRQALLLVGGLALLRGLVSAAAAQEAPPLPSSLEMTPGFPGFLATAFDLLQSPLFLLASSLAGRILVWFLGGVIFLAVGKLFKGDGNLGGLLAALGFAEAPRLIEIPLTAVLSLLGLPGSILAGLAGFGFGIWILVLDILAVRESLRLRTGAAAAVVLIPLGLIFFLLFLLGVILAISAIFATAPAL; encoded by the coding sequence ATGTGGGAGTACATTACGGGGGCGCTGGCCGCCCCGGTGCAGACCTTTCGGGAAACCTCCCAAAAACAATGGTGGAGGCAGGCCCTCCTGCTGGTGGGAGGACTGGCGCTCCTCAGGGGACTGGTCAGTGCCGCTGCAGCCCAGGAGGCCCCGCCCCTCCCCTCGAGCCTGGAAATGACGCCGGGATTTCCCGGGTTCCTGGCGACAGCCTTTGACCTCCTCCAGTCCCCTCTTTTTCTCCTCGCCAGCTCTCTTGCAGGCCGAATTCTCGTCTGGTTTCTAGGGGGGGTAATCTTTCTGGCGGTCGGGAAGCTTTTCAAAGGAGACGGCAACTTAGGCGGGCTTCTGGCCGCCCTGGGCTTCGCGGAAGCACCCCGCCTCATCGAAATCCCCCTTACCGCAGTGCTCTCTCTGCTGGGGCTGCCCGGAAGCATCCTGGCCGGCCTGGCAGGATTTGGCTTCGGAATCTGGATTCTCGTCCTGGACATCCTTGCGGTGCGGGAAAGCCTCCGGCTCAGAACCGGAGCAGCTGCAGCCGTTGTTCTCATTCCTCTTGGCTTAATTTTCTTCCTTCTTTTCCTCCTGGGCGTCATCCTCGCAATCTCAGCAATATTCGCAACGGCCCCAGCGCTTTAA
- a CDS encoding zinc-dependent alcohol dehydrogenase family protein yields the protein MKAMVLERLCSLEENEAPLRLVDLPVPAPEEGEILVKVSACGVCHTEIDEIEGRTPPPRLPVILGHQIVGRVEKTGGRAGRFKPGERVGIAWIHSACGKCEYCLRGEENLCSDFRATGRDAHGGYAEYTTVSEGFAYRIPGLFSDAEAAPLLCAGAIGYRSLRLTGLQDGQNLGLLGFGASAHLVLKMVKHRFPNARVFVFSRTETERSFARELGACWAGDFGEEPPQKLHCAIDTTPVWMPVAEGLRHLAKGGRLVINAIRKEEGDKEALLKIDYPTHLWLEKEIKSVANVTRRDVEEFLELAAEIPIRPEIQEYRLEEANLALVELKNRKIRGAKVLKIE from the coding sequence GTGAAGGCAATGGTGTTGGAGCGCCTCTGCAGCCTGGAAGAAAACGAGGCTCCCCTGAGGCTGGTTGACCTGCCGGTCCCCGCCCCGGAGGAAGGCGAAATTCTGGTTAAGGTTTCGGCCTGCGGGGTCTGCCACACCGAGATCGACGAAATTGAGGGAAGGACCCCTCCCCCGCGCCTCCCCGTTATTTTAGGCCACCAGATCGTCGGCAGAGTGGAAAAAACGGGAGGCAGGGCGGGAAGGTTCAAGCCCGGCGAAAGGGTGGGAATTGCCTGGATCCACTCCGCCTGCGGAAAGTGCGAATACTGCCTCAGAGGCGAAGAAAACTTATGCAGCGATTTCCGGGCAACGGGAAGGGACGCGCACGGGGGGTACGCGGAGTACACCACAGTCTCCGAAGGCTTCGCCTACCGGATTCCGGGGCTCTTCTCCGACGCCGAGGCCGCGCCGCTCCTGTGTGCAGGGGCGATCGGCTACCGCTCCCTGAGGCTGACCGGACTTCAAGATGGGCAGAACCTGGGGCTCCTGGGGTTCGGGGCCTCGGCCCACCTCGTCCTCAAGATGGTGAAGCACAGGTTCCCGAACGCCAGGGTCTTCGTCTTTTCCAGAACCGAAACTGAAAGGAGCTTCGCCCGGGAACTCGGGGCCTGCTGGGCCGGCGATTTCGGAGAAGAGCCTCCCCAGAAGCTGCACTGCGCCATCGACACCACCCCGGTCTGGATGCCGGTGGCGGAGGGCCTGCGGCACCTGGCAAAAGGGGGCAGGCTCGTCATCAACGCCATCAGAAAAGAGGAGGGGGACAAAGAAGCTCTTTTAAAAATCGACTACCCCACCCACCTCTGGCTGGAGAAGGAGATCAAGAGCGTCGCCAACGTAACGCGCCGGGATGTGGAGGAGTTCCTGGAACTCGCGGCCGAAATTCCCATCAGGCCGGAGATCCAGGAGTACAGGCTGGAGGAGGCAAACCTGGCGCTGGTGGAGCTGAAAAACCGCAAGATCCGGGGGGCCAAGGTGCTGAAAATCGAATAA
- a CDS encoding transposase — translation MPRTAREKSRTGIYHVIVRGINRQEIFHDAEDNQRYLEILERITRETGSAVLGYCLMGNHLHLLIQEGHESISVFMKRLGTSYALWYNRKYDRTGHVFQDRFKSESVENDAYLLTVIRYIHQNPVKAGIVERAQDFQWSSCSAYVQGEDPCKLVQTRFILGLFADDRETAKQRFLQFMEEPATDRCLEVGSQTRISDERLGQEIKKILRGKPVSILQQMEKPERDKILRKIKEIEGSSLRQIARITGLTVHTVYKAVNKD, via the coding sequence ATGCCTAGAACTGCCAGGGAAAAGAGCAGAACAGGGATCTATCATGTTATTGTGAGAGGAATAAACCGCCAGGAGATATTCCACGACGCTGAGGACAATCAGAGGTATTTGGAAATCCTTGAGCGAATCACAAGGGAAACCGGATCCGCCGTGCTGGGGTACTGCTTGATGGGAAACCATCTTCACTTGCTAATACAGGAAGGCCATGAAAGTATTTCGGTTTTTATGAAGCGGTTGGGAACCAGCTATGCACTTTGGTATAACCGGAAGTATGACCGGACAGGACATGTGTTCCAGGATCGGTTTAAAAGCGAAAGCGTGGAGAACGATGCCTACTTACTAACAGTGATCCGGTATATCCATCAAAACCCTGTAAAGGCAGGAATCGTTGAAAGGGCACAGGATTTTCAATGGAGCAGCTGTTCAGCCTATGTTCAGGGAGAAGATCCCTGTAAGCTGGTTCAAACCCGGTTTATACTCGGGCTCTTTGCGGATGACAGGGAAACAGCAAAGCAACGCTTTCTACAATTTATGGAAGAACCCGCTACTGACCGGTGCCTGGAAGTCGGGTCTCAGACAAGGATAAGTGACGAAAGACTGGGGCAAGAAATCAAAAAAATATTAAGAGGCAAACCGGTTAGTATTCTGCAACAGATGGAAAAACCGGAGCGGGATAAAATCCTGCGGAAAATCAAGGAGATAGAAGGAAGTAGCCTCAGACAGATTGCGAGGATAACTGGATTGACTGTCCATACGGTTTATAAAGCGGTTAATAAAGACTGA